In Patescibacteria group bacterium, the DNA window GAAAAGTCGTGGGCAATAACAGCCAGAGAAACTAATATTCCGATGGCAACGGAGACCTGAAAGCCCAGCCCGATGCCCACACCGTCAAGGAACGAGTGTCCGGATAGCGCCAGAGCTGAAAGAATTCCCACCGTCGGGTGTTTATGATGGCCATATATTTCTTCCTGTTCGTGATGAATAAGAAGGACCTTTTCGGTGATATGAAAGATGAGAAACCCCGCGACCAGGGCTAGCATGGGAAAAATGGCATCAGTTTGTAAAGCGGAAGTCAGGCGGATAATTTCCGGAAAAATGTCAAAAGTCACGACACCCAATAACACTCCGGCGGTAAAGCCAAGAATCAGATGCAATTTGTCCTGATGCCGTAAACCAAACAGGCCGCCGCAAAAGGTGGAGACAAAAGTCAGGAGGGCAATAAAAACTACCATAAATCAGCAAAAGTATATCATACAGGCCTCTTATCTTCCGTTCACTTTATTCTAACCTCTTCGAACTAGAGGTAAGACATGTTTGAGGATCGTCAGGATGCCGGACAGAAACTGGCCAAAAAACTCGCGGAATTAGATTTAAAAGACCCACTGATCATTGCTTTGCCGCGCGGCGGCGTGCCGGTGGGGTTCGAGGTGGCTAAACAGATGAGAGCGCCCCTCGAGGTCCTAATCGTGCGTAAGTTGGGGGTGCCGGGCAATCCGGAGTTTGGTTTTGGGGCGCTGGCGTCAGACGGCACTCTCATAGTTGACCAAAATATCATCGACCAGCTGGACTTAACCGGCGAAGAGATTAAATTTGTCTTGAGTCGAGAGATGGCTGAACTGGCTCGGCGCCAAAAGCTTTACCAATTGCCGGACCATTCTCCGGCTGTAGCCGGGCGGGAAGTCGTTTTGGTGGATGACGGTCTGGCGACCGGGGTTTCGATGCGGGCGGCCGTCCAGGCGGTTTTAAAGCAAAATCCTCAAAAACTGGTGGTAGCGATCCCGGTGTGCAGTCTCGACGCAACAACCGGGATTCGTAGCCAATTGCGGCCTCAGGATGAAATAATTTGCCTGGCGACGCCGCTGGACTTTTCGGCCGTCGGGATGTGGTATCAGCATTTTCCACAGACGACCGACGAAGAAGTCATTAATTTATTAAATTTGGCGCGAAAAAGGCTTGAGGGAGGCAGGAAATATGGACATCCGGGTAAAGCGGGTTTATGAACCGCCGGAAGAAAGCGACGGAAGGCGGATCCTTGTGGATCGTTTATGGCCCAGAGGCTTGACTAAACAAAAAGCCAAAGTCGATTTATGGCTTAAGGATCTGGGGCCAAGCACACCGCTTCGGCAATGGTTTAATCACGAGCCGGCCAAATGGGATGAGTTTCAAAAACGCTACCGGGAGGAGCTAAAGGGCAAAAAGGATCTTTTAAACCGGATTCCCAGAGACGAAAAGGTAACTTTGATATACGGCGCCAGAGACAAATTGCATAATGAAGCTTTGGTCCTCAAGAACTTCTTGACAAAACATTAGTATCTGCTAATATATATTTATGAAATCATCCGTTTTGTCCGCTCTGACAAATCCGGTCAGGCTGAAACTGATTAGTTGCCTTTCCAAGGGTTCAAAGAATGTGACCGAATTAATTGGTAATTGCGGCCTTTCTCAATCAGCAGTCTCCCAGCATCTGGAAAAGCTGCGGGGGGCGGGTTTGGTAAAAACCAGGCGGGACGGAAAAGAGATTTACTACCAATTAACCAGTAAAAAGACGGCTAAGGTTAGTTATTTACTCCAGAAATATTTAACGGAGGCCAGATGAAAATAAAGCTCTATTCCACCCATACCTGTCCGTATTGCATGTTGGAAAAAGCGTGGCTGGAAGCCAACAAAGTTACTTTTGAAGTCGTCTATGTGGACACAAACCAGCAGGAGGCGATAGATATGGTCCAAAAAACCGGCCAAATGGGAGTGCCGGTGACGGAAATCCAGCTTGAGGGTAAAGAACCGGAGTATGTTGTCGGTTTCGATCAGGCAAGACTAAGTTCCGTTTTGAGGGTATAATATTTGCGCTTTAGATACCGTTAACCTGAGAACCAATCACGAGTGAAGATTAGCTGGTTAGATCC includes these proteins:
- a CDS encoding glutaredoxin family protein, which translates into the protein MKIKLYSTHTCPYCMLEKAWLEANKVTFEVVYVDTNQQEAIDMVQKTGQMGVPVTEIQLEGKEPEYVVGFDQARLSSVLRV
- a CDS encoding metalloregulator ArsR/SmtB family transcription factor is translated as MKSSVLSALTNPVRLKLISCLSKGSKNVTELIGNCGLSQSAVSQHLEKLRGAGLVKTRRDGKEIYYQLTSKKTAKVSYLLQKYLTEAR
- a CDS encoding phosphoribosyltransferase, which encodes MFEDRQDAGQKLAKKLAELDLKDPLIIALPRGGVPVGFEVAKQMRAPLEVLIVRKLGVPGNPEFGFGALASDGTLIVDQNIIDQLDLTGEEIKFVLSREMAELARRQKLYQLPDHSPAVAGREVVLVDDGLATGVSMRAAVQAVLKQNPQKLVVAIPVCSLDATTGIRSQLRPQDEIICLATPLDFSAVGMWYQHFPQTTDEEVINLLNLARKRLEGGRKYGHPGKAGL
- a CDS encoding ZIP family metal transporter, translated to MVVFIALLTFVSTFCGGLFGLRHQDKLHLILGFTAGVLLGVVTFDIFPEIIRLTSALQTDAIFPMLALVAGFLIFHITEKVLLIHHEQEEIYGHHKHPTVGILSALALSGHSFLDGVGIGLGFQVSVAIGILVSLAVIAHDFSDGLNTVSLVLVHKNSRGRALRLLFLDALAPVLGALATKFFTLPPNILLLYLGFFAGFLLYIGAAEILPEAHSERSSYKTILLTILGAALIFAVTRLT
- a CDS encoding DUF488 family protein, with product MDIRVKRVYEPPEESDGRRILVDRLWPRGLTKQKAKVDLWLKDLGPSTPLRQWFNHEPAKWDEFQKRYREELKGKKDLLNRIPRDEKVTLIYGARDKLHNEALVLKNFLTKH